A window of the Cannabis sativa cultivar Pink pepper isolate KNU-18-1 chromosome X, ASM2916894v1, whole genome shotgun sequence genome harbors these coding sequences:
- the LOC133032755 gene encoding metal transporter Nramp2 has translation MSSIPMEDGKDEEANRLLRSQSTSSPPKSLYSPDEDDEEEVAFEEREKILIVDLNSPEAIDSCVVPPFSWKKLWLFTGPGFLMSIAFLDPGNLEGDLQAGAIAGYSLLWLLMWATIMGLMIQLLSARVGVATGRHLAELCRDEYPNWARLVLWFMAEVALIGADIQEVIGSAIAIQILSHGVLPLWAGVIITASDCFIFLFLENYGVRKLEAVFAVLIATMGLSFAWMFADAKPSGKQLIIGLLVPRLGSKTIRQAVGVVGCVIMPHNVFLHSALVQSRNVDPHKKSKVQEALNYYSIESSVALFISFMINLFVTSVFAKGFYGTKQADSIGLVNAGQYLQDKYGGGLLPILYIWGIGLLAAGQSSTITGTYAGQFIMGGFLNLRLKKWMRALITRSFAIIPTIVVAVIFNTSEASLDVLNEWLNVLQSIQIPFALIPLLTLVAKEQVMGVFKIGPVLERVAWTVAGLVIVINGYLLLDFFISEVKGVLFGFAVCFGTTAYLGFIIYLITHCGILPSTWWSSLSKRIACIRT, from the exons ATGAGCTCTATTCCAATGGAAGATGGAAAAGATGAGGAAGCAAATCGATTATTACGATCCCAGTCAACTTCATCGCCTCCCAAGTCATTATATTCGCCGGACGAGGATGACGAAGAAGAAGTTGCTTTTGAGGAGCGAGAGAAGATCTTAATTGTCGATTTGAATTCACCGGAGGCCATTGATTCCTGTGTCGTCCCACCGTTCTCGTGGAAGAAGCTATGGTTGTTTACTGGGCCAGGGTTCTTGATGAGCATAGCCTTCTTGGATCCAGGCAACCTGGAAGGAGATCTCCAGGCTGGAGCCATTGCTGGGTACTCATTGCTCTGGCTCTTGATGTGGGCAACGATTATGGGCCTCATGATCCAGTTGTTGTCAGCAAGAGTTGGTGTCGCCACGGGCCGACACTTGGCGGAGCTTTGCCGGGACGAGTATCCGAATTGGGCCAGATTGGTTCTTTGGTTCATGGCGGAGGTGGCATTGATTGGAGCTGATATTCAGGAGGTGATTGGGAGTGCCATTGCTATTCAGATTCTTAGTCATGGGGTTTTGCCTCTTTGGGCTGGAGTCATCATTACTGCTTCGGATTG TTTCATCTTTTTATTTCTTGAGAACTATGGAGTGAGGAAGTTAGAAGCTGTGTTTGCAGTTCTCATTGCAACAATGGGTCTATCATTTGCTTGGATGTTTGCTGACGCAAAACCCAGTGGAAAACAACTTATTATCG GTCTGTTGGTTCCTAGACTTGGCTCAAAAACTATTCGGCAGGCTGTTGGAGTTGTTGGTTGCGTTATAATGCCTCACAATGTATTTCTACACTCTGCTTTGGTGCAGTCTAGAAATGTTGATCCCCACAAGAAAAGCAAAGTTCAAGAGGCACTGAACTACTACTCTATCGAGTCATCTGTCGCTCTTTTCATTTCTTTCATGATCAATTTGTTCGTGACATCTGTGTTTGCTAAGGGATTCTATGGCACCAAACAAGCAGACAGTATAGGACTAGTAAACGCAGGTCAGTATCTTCAGGATAAGTATGGTGGGGGCCTCCTTCCAATTCTTTATATATGGGGAATTGGATTGTTGGCAGCTGGACAGAGTAGCACAATAACCGGCACTTATGCTGGGCAGTTTATTATGGGTGGTTTTCTTAACCTCCGTTTAAAGAAGTGGATGAGAGCATTGATCACCAGGAGTTTTGCTATTATTCCAACCATTGTTGTAGCAGTTATATTTAATACATCTGAAGCTTCTTTGGATGTTTTGAATGAATGGCTTAATGTCCTTCAGTCTATTCAGATTCCATTTGCCCTTATTCCTCTTCTTACCTTGGTAGCAAAGGAGCAGGTGATGGGAGTCTTTAAGATTGGGCCTGTCCTTGAG AGGGTGGCATGGACGGTGGCTGGACTGGTAATAGTCATCAATGGGTATCTGTTGCTAGACTTTTTCATTTCTGAAGTTAAGGGAGTCTTGTTTGGTTTTGCGGTCTGCTTTGGCACCACGGCATACTTAGGATTTATTATATATCTTATTACACACTGCGGTATCCTTCCCTCTACTTGGTGGAGCTCACTCTCCAAAAGGATTGCTTGCATCAGAACGTGA